A single region of the Polyodon spathula isolate WHYD16114869_AA chromosome 12, ASM1765450v1, whole genome shotgun sequence genome encodes:
- the LOC121324132 gene encoding bcl-2-modifying factor-like isoform X2: MDSDLDEVDDDVFHPDDAEAGGPEKTIVSVRCHCSCSPLKVPLHFSYCRGTRFREIRYEDKETQTTSPVMTNRDIMLPCSVREEPLRLFYGNAGYRLHFPADFEQNRDAVDDELVQERNQGGEQPVLSAEARIGQKLQQIGDQFQRDYTLMHRINQRNQQPVWWRLAVTLFNLLFEREGNRVIQDQR, translated from the exons ATGGATTCTGATCTGGATGAAGTTGATGACGACGTCTTTCATCCAGACGATGCCGAGGCTGGAGGTCCAGAGAAGACCATAGTTTCAGTGCGCTGTCACTGTAGCTGCTCCCCACTCAAAGTGCCACTCCATTTCTCATACTGCAGGGGCACCAGGTTCAGGGAGATCAGGTACGAGGACAAGGAGACCCAGACGACAAGCCCTGTCATGACAAACAGAGACATTATGCTACCCTGCAGTGTTCGAGAAGAGCCTCTGCGACTTTTCTATG GTAACGCAGGCTACCGATTGCACTTCCCAGCGGATTTTGAGCAGAATCGGGATGCCGTAGACGACGAGCTTGTGCAGGAGCGGAACCAGGGAGGTGAGCAGCCTGTGCTAAGTGCCGAGGCTCGGATTGGGCAGAAACTCCAGCAGATAGGAGACCAGTTCCAAAGGGATTACACTCTTATG cacCGCATAAACCAAAGGAACCAGCAGCCCGTGTGGTGGAGACTGGCAGTTACTTTGTTCAATCTGCTCTTTGAAAGAGAAGGGAACAGAGTGATACAAGATCAGAGGTGA